A part of Anolis sagrei isolate rAnoSag1 chromosome 3, rAnoSag1.mat, whole genome shotgun sequence genomic DNA contains:
- the LOC132770244 gene encoding beta-1,3-galactosyltransferase 5-like: MTFKRKVFICIFALGLVSLVLWNSSSIYLLYQKDMPIFKRSSENFLKLPDIDCRRNAPFLVILVTSRLGQMEARMAVRNTWGKERIIAGKRIVTYFLLGNNSRPYDQVGILTENVLYKDIIQKDFMDTYYNLTLKTLMGLEWIHKFCPQSTFVMKTDCDMFVNTYYLTELLLKRNSTIKLFTGIIRMHAYPIRDPNSKWYVSKEEYAGNSYPPFSAGGGYVLSTDVAREVYVVSKKMPFLKLEDVFVGLCLAAIKIQPEELDSRPTFFASNIPFSPCRYRKIITSHRHTPAQIMLYWDGMEKSLDDRCPNDQGNLQSVDI, translated from the coding sequence atGACCTTCAAGAGAAAAGTCTTCATATGTATTTTTGCACTGGGCCTTGTTTCTCTGGTTCTGTGGAATTCTAGCAGTATCTACCTACTATATCAAAAAGACATGCCAATTTTCAAAAGAAGCAGTGAGAACTTTTTGAAGCTGCCTGATATAGATTGCAGGAGGAATGCACCATTCCTAGTGATACTGGTAACATCGCGACTTGGTCAAATGGAAGCACGGATGGCTGTTCGCAATACATGGGGCAAGGAAAGAATAATAGCTGGTAAACGTATTGTAACATATTTTCTCCTGGGAAATAATTCACGGCCCTATGACCAGGTTGGTATTCTTACCGAAAACGTACTATATAAAGACATCATTCAGAAGGACTTTATGGACACATATTATAACTTGACTTTAAAGACTTTGATGGGTCTTGAATGGATCCATAAATTCTGTCCACAGTCTACCTTTGTGATGAAAACTGACTGTGACATGTTTGTTAATACTTATTACTTGACTGAACTTCTCCTGAAAAGAAACAGTACCATCAAATTGTTTACAGGTATTATCAGAATGCATGCCTACCCAATAAGGGATCCAAATAGCAAATGGTATGTGAGTAAAGAGGAATATGCAGGGAACAGTTACCCTCCATTTTCTGCAGGGGGTGGCTACGTTCTTTCTACTGATGTTGCAAGGGAAGTTTATGTTGTTTCAAAAAAGATGCCCTTCTTGAAACTGGAGGATGTCTTTGTTGGTCTATGCCTCGCTGCAATCAAAATTCAGCCAGAGGAGCTTGATTCAAGGCCAACCTTTTTTGCcagcaatattccattttctCCTTGCCGTTATAGGAAAATCATCACAAGCCATCGCCACACTCCTGCTCAGATAATGTTATATTGGGATGGAATGGAGAAGAGTTTGGATGACAGATGTCCTAATGATCAAGGAAATTTACAATCTGTGGATATTTAG
- the LOC132770243 gene encoding beta-1,3-galactosyltransferase 5-like, giving the protein MPIFKRNSEDFLKLPDIDCRRNAPFLVILVTSRLGQMEERMAIRNTWGKERIIAGKRIVTYFLLGNNSRPYDQIGIITENILYKDIIQKDFMDTYYNLTLKTLMGLEWIHKFCPQSTFVMKTDCDMFVNTYYLTELLLKRNSTTKLFTGIIIRHAHPIRDVNNKWYVSKEEYPGKSYPLYSAGGGYVLSTDVAREVYVVSKKIPFLKLEDVFIGLCLAVIKIQPEELDSRPTFFSSNIPFSPCRYRKIITSHRHTPAQIMLYWDGMEKSLDDRCPNDQGNSQSVDI; this is encoded by the coding sequence ATGCCAATTTTCAAAAGAAACAGTGAGGACTTTTTGAAGCTGCCTGATATAGATTGCAGAAGGAATGCTCCATTCCTAGTGATACTGGTAACATCGCGACTTGGTCAAATGGAAGAGCGGATGGCTATTCGCAATACATGGGGCAAGGAAAGAATAATAGCTGGTAAACGTATTGTAACATATTTTCTCCTGGGAAATAATTCACGGCCCTATGACCAGATTGGTATTATTACCGAAAACATACTATATAAAGACATCATTCAGAAGGACTTTATGGACACATATTATAACTTGACTTTAAAGACTTTGATGGGTCTTGAATGGATCCATAAATTCTGTCCACAGTCTACCTTTGTGATGAAAACTGACTGCGACATGTTTGTTAATACTTATTACTTGACTGAACTTCTCCTGAAAAGAAACAGTACCACCAAATTGTTTACAGGTATTATCATAAGGCATGCCCACCCAATAAGAGATGTAAACAACAAATGGTATGTGAGCAAAGAGGAATATCCAGGGAAAAGTTACCCTTTGTATTCTGCAGGGGGTGGCTACGTTCTTTCTACTGATGTTGCAAGGGAAGTTTATGTTGTTTCAAAAAAGATCCCCTTCTTGAAACTGGAGGATGTCTTTATAGGTCTATGCCTCGCTGTAATCAAAATTCAGCCAGAGGAGCTTGATTCAAGGCCAACCTTTTTTTCcagcaatattccattttctCCTTGCCGTTATAGGAAAATCATAACAAGCCATCGTCACACTCCTGCTCAGATAATGTTATATTGGGATGGAATGGAGAAGAGTTTGGATGACAGATGTCCTAATGATCAAGGAAATTCACAATCTGTGGATATTTAG